DNA from Leptospira harrisiae:
CAAGGGTGGTTACGATGGTTTTAACCAAGCAATTACCTTAGTTTTAAAAAGGCTACAAACCTAGGGTTTTTTCTAATCAAAATGACGAAAGATACAAGTGAAACAAGTTTCCACAAAAATTCTTTACAAAATTGGCAAGTAAACAGATAGTATACGTGCCAGTAGGAAGTTCAATGAATTTCACAACAAAACAAGTTAAAAATCATACAGTTGTTACTCTAGAGGGTTCCCTCGACATTTATTCTGCACCCGCATTAAAAAAAGAACTCCATAAAATCATCGATGACGGGGCCGAGTCTGTAGCAATTGACATGGTCAACATCAAACTTTTGGATTCCTCTGGGATTGCTCTTCTTGCCAACCTCCAAAAGAAGCTAAAGTCGGAAGAAGGACAATTTTTCCTACTGAATGTCAGCCAAGATGTAATGGTAATTTTGAAACTTTCGAGTTTAGATAAGTTTTTTACAATTTTAGGTGGCGAAGCGGAACTTCCATAACCGCTTTCGCTCCTCTGTCATTTTTTAGAGCCGGAAAAACTTCACCTCTCCTCTAACCACTGGCTCTTCCTTCGATTTTGGTTTTGTCCAATCTCCCGAATCATTCTGGATCCATCGGTTGGATTCTCCTTTGACTCCGGAATCAGTCACTACCTTTATCGGAATGCCTCGTTCAGCAGATACTTGTACTGACACAACCAGTTCGTAAGGGAGGTTTAATCCAAACGATCCTAGTTGGAGGGTAGCAAGATTCCCTTCGATTTTTACTTCTTCACAAATGACTTCACGCCCATCTCGTAACTTTACTTTGAGTTTTAATGGGGTCTGTGGACTGTTTTTTTTCACCTGTGTCAGGTTTTGTGTGACTTCTGGCACCTTCAGTTTAGTTTCATCTATTTCTGGAACAAGAGGAATCTTTTCTTCTGAAACAACCGCAGCTAGTTTGGTTGTTTCGCTTTTAGATACTTCTAGAGATTCACGAATGTTCTCTTTAATTTGATTGAGTTCTTTTGATTCTTCTTCTGAGAGATTGGATGCAGTTTCTGCTTTTAGAACTTTTTCAATGATTACGGGTTTTAGGACTAAACTTTTCCCTTCTTCAATATTTTCTGCAGCTTTTGTATCTCCAAGTTTTGTAGCTTCTTCTTTCGAAAAAGCCACGAGAGATTTATTTTCTTGATAAAAATTTCCAATCAGCAACAAACGTCTGTTTGCCCGAATGGCCACTTCCTTGTTTTCTTTTTGTTTTACGAGTTGGATGTATTCTTTGACCGCATTCGAGGTTTTTCCTAATTCTTCCATTGCCCGAGCTTTGACATAGGATTGGTCTTTTGTTAAAACAGGCAAAGTTTCTAATGTTTTTAAAGTTTCTTCATAATCGCCACTTTGGAAAAGCGAGTAAGCCAGCTCTTCAGGTGATTTTTTTTTGTTTTTGAGTTCTAACTTTTTCTTTTCACCCTCTTCTAAAAAACTTATGAGAAGACTCGCATTTTCTGCATAGTGGGTTCCAGCAAATAAATCAATAGTTTTGGTGAGTTTCACAAAGGCTTTTTCTCTTTCACCCATCATCACCAAACAGTAACCATGGTGAAGGAGAGTGAATGCCATTTCATCCGACAAAGAAGATGTTACTGAATCTTCCAATTCTTGGTATTTTTTAGAAGCAATTGGATACTTTCTTGTCCTTTCCATATAGAAAGCAAACTGCAAACGAATGATTGTTTTTTGTTGTTCCTCTAACTCTAATGCTGGTTTAAAATTTAAAAAACGTACAGAGTTAATGACATAAAGACCAAATCGATCTTGCCAACTCATTTTTAAATCTAATCCTTCTGTCTCCGAATTCATAATTCCTGATTCTAAGATATTAACTTTGACTTCAGTCATATAATCATCTTTAGAGAGAAACATTTGTTTTAATCTTTCACGTAAGGTTTGTGAAGAGAGTTCGTAATTCATTAATTGGTCACGAAGAATTCCAAATCGTAATTCTTGTAATTTGACACTGACAATGGACTGTGAAGCCAAAGCAAAAAAGAAAAACAAAACAAAAAAAAGAGAGAAAAAGAAAAACTTTTTCATTCCGGTACATCAAGGACAATCATAGTGACATCATCCTTATATTCCTCGTGTTTTTCTTCTAGAAGTGCCATCGCCTTTTCTACAATTTCTGCATTAGGCAAATGAATGTTTTCTAATACTACCTCGGTGAATCTCTCTAAACCAAAAAGTCCACCTTCTTTGATCGGAGTTTCTACGACTCCATCGGTATACAGAATGATTTTATCACCCGGAAGAACAGGAAAGGATTCTAATGAGTATTGGATGTCATCTCCCATGCCAAGTGGTGGACCAGAACTATCAACATAAGTGATTTCTTTTGTGGAAGGTCGAATGATGAAAGGGGCATTGTGGCCAGCATTCACAAATTTCACGACTCCCGGTTCTTCAAATACTACAAATACACCGGTTGCAAAAAAAGATGCCTGAAGTCGATTGGCGATCACTTCACCTAATTGATTGATTGCTTGGATTGCAGAATGGTTTTCTTTCATAATGGCTTGGAGAGACATCGCCATAACAACTGTTACTAAAGCTGCCGAGACACCATGCCCAGATGCGTCTGCTAAAAAAAAGCCATAATAATTATTTTCAGGAAATTGAAAGTATTGGTATAAATCTCCAGAAACTTCTCGCATGGGTCGGTATAATTTACCAATGTTGAATTTTTTGAATTTTTTCACAGAAGGCAAAAATAGTTCTTGTACTTCTTTACCAATTTGAAGTTCTTGATTGATTTCTTCATTTAATCGTGTAATGGTAGTTACTTTATTTTGAATTTCTTCTGCCATTAAGTTAAACGATTTTCCTAAACTATCCAATTCATCATTACTTTTAAAATTCCATGTGACCCTGGATTCTAAATTTCCAGTAGCCATTTGTTTAGATGCAACTTCTAAGGAGCCAACTCGTTTGAAAATAGCTCTGTAAACAAGTATGGCAAAAATGATATGAAATACAATTCCCCAAAGAACTGCATAACCCACTTGGATGTAGAGTTGTTTTAATCGGTCTTGGATGGAGGAAATATTAAAATGTGTGAAAAGAAAAACTTCTTTTGCATCGGAGAGTCGGATCGGTAATAAAAAATCCACTGTAAAATCTGATTCATTCAGATCTAAACTATACCTTGCCTTGAAGAGATTCCCTTCTTTATCTGAGGAGACCTCTTTGGTTTTTTTCAAAACTGCATCTGTGATTTCTTTGATTCCAGGTCCAGAATCGGGTTCGGAAAGGATGATTTTTCCTTCCGCATCAAAGATGGAAAATTTTGTGATTTCATACAATTTTAAGGTTTTGCGAAAAACTTCAAAACTTTCGTCTTTTTCACCGGAAAGACCAATGGCTTGGATGTCAGCAAGAATGGTGTTGGCAAGGTTTTCTGACTGAAATTGGAAGTTCTTAAGGAGTAAATCCGATTGATTTTCAAAAATCATCACCGTAAAAAAGATGATATTGAGTAAGGCAAGAAGGGAATAAAAGAGTCCAATCTTAAAGCGTAAGGAATTCGTCGTTTTGATTTTGCTTTTGTTCACGGCAATTACTTGTATTGTCGATAATTAAGTGATAGAAATCTATCACAAAATTGAGATTTTCCCATTGGTTTTAGGCATCCACATATTCTTCTTACGCTCCTTTCGGGCAATCATCCTAACCATTCTACTGTTTTTTGGTATCTCTAGTCTCTTCGCCGATAAGATTCGATTGAAATCAGGAGAAATACTGAATGGAAAGGTTGTGAATGTCACGACTTCCCACGTGGAATGGCAAGACCAAGGAAAACGTTATAAGTTTCTAAATTCAGAAGTTTTGGGGATCGATGTGGGTTATGACGGGCTCCCCGCTTGTGCTGATTATAAAACATTTGGAGTGGAAGATTGTGATTTGATCCTCACCAAATTGACCAAATCCAATGCTAGTTTTTCCAAAAAAAGTAGCCCTTTGGAATTAGAGGTCGTTCCGTTAAAAAAAATCTCTTCTTTGAAAGTGAGTTTTGAATCGGGACTTCCCATGGAACGTTACATTGAACCTGGGGCAAAAGGTAAATGGGTATTTGGCGAAAAAGAAATCATCGGAAATTTCAAAACCTTAGAAAGAGGTAGAATCATCATTGAAACCGAATCCAAAACTTTGGAATCGGTAGATATTCTTGATTTCCAGTCCTTTGAAATTCAAAATAAATCAGTGATTGTAAAAGTCATTAAAGAAGAAACACCCAAAGTGATTCCTGGTTATTCTCCGATCGCAGAAAAAAGGTATGGTAAAGCTGCGATTATTTTCGGAGGGGCATTCCTCTCCGGCTTAGGAATGTTATATGAATACAATGCTTCAGTCAATGCTATCAATAAAGATATTGAATATTTTCCTACAAGTGATGGAAGAGTTTTGATATTTGCAAATACTCTTAGCACAAACAATTATGATTTCCACAGGCAACGTTTTTTAATCTACTCAGTTGTATTTACTTCTATTATATCTTATAGTTTAATAGATAGTTTTTATTTGGGTCGAATGGAATCCAAAAATGAAAATGCCAATGGTGTTTATTTAAAACCATTGTTAGATATGAAACCGAATGTCAGTTCAAATTTATTAGGAGCTGGGAATCAATGGAAACCAAATGACAGTTTGTTTTATGGATTTAGTTTTGAATCTAAGTTTTAGTATACTTTGACTAAACGAATGATTTTCTTAAAAACAAATTTTTGAAATTTTGTTTCAACCGAAGAAAATGCCATTTAATCAGAAATGGAAAAGGAATTTTATCTAACTGGCACATCGCCCCACAATTCCCCTCTTCGTTTTCTCTGCACCAAAGGATGGTTCCTGAAAGTCCCACAAAACAATCCAAACCAATCCAAAGATCAAATTTGACTTTCGTGTTTTCTGTAAACATCTGTGAGGTGGGGAGATAAAACATATTTGCCTGAATATGGAAGATTGCTGAGTTTTCTTCAATGTTATTTAAGTGTAAATCAACGGAACTAAAAAGAGGAACAGCAAGCATCCTATCCCGAAAAAAATATGGATTTAGAATTCCAGCAAAGAAAAACATTAGCGATAGTATAACCGGATACATCACAAATAATGCGAAGTAATCTTGTAACGCAAGATCAGGAAATTTAAATGAAATCCATTCTGGCGATTCAGTTAATAAATAAACTGATAAAATTCCTGGAATGATAAAAAATGCAGTCAGGATCGAGTGACGTAAACTCGGGAATTGTAACAGTTTTATCCCTGAGGTGGAAATATGTTTTTGGACATTTTGTATCCATCCTTCATGTCGATTGTGTCGACTTAGTATTTCATATTCTTCCATACTCATATTCATTAATTTTAGAATATGTCCAGGGACGAGAATTCTTGATTTTGCGATTGTTAATTCCAGGAAAAAAAATAGAGAAAGAATACAAAAAGGAAGAACAAAAAGTAAATCAATTTCTTGAAATATGGAAAGATTATACAGTCCATGAATTCCAACACATATAAAAAATCCAAACCCAAGTTTGCCCCATTTAAAAATTGGATTTTTATGAAATAAAAACATCATAAGGTATGCACCAACAAGTCCCCCATTCATCATATGGATCGGGAGTGCGGTAATTGAACGAAGTACTTGTGACCATAGACCGGTGTTGATAAAATACAAAATATTTTCAACCAACCCAAATCCACCACCTAACACAAGGCCATAGAAGATTCCGTCAGTAACTGTGAATTCATCCTGATTTTTTCTAAAAAATAAGTAGATCCCAAGAAGTTTTGCAAATTCTTCTACAAAGGAAGAAAGGATAAATGCATTCCAGTATGGTCCACCATCAGGTAACCAATTTGAAAGTGCCGCTTGTATAGCAATGGCTACCCCTGCACTAAAAATTGAAAATGCAAAAGCAGTGTATTGTAAAAAGGATTCTGTATACCTATAAAAATGAAATCGATAAAATGAATAATAAAACCCTAGGGTCAGAAGATTGATAAGACAAATGATCAAACTAGGTATCGAAATTTGACTGATCATTTGGTATGATTAACGGCAGAAAAACCCTGAAAATCAATGAGAAATGCTAAAGAAATTAGCACTAAACTAATCTTTTTACTGCCTTTCGTAAACCTTCAATGGTTAGGGGAAACATAGGAACAACATCTTCGATGGCTTCGATGGTGGGAGCTCCCCAAAAACGTTTTGGTTCGGGGTTGAGCCAAACAGATTCAGGGAAAAAACCAACTAATTCTTTCAAAGATTCAAGTCCACTTTTTGCCTTTCTTTGTTTTTCATCAGAACTTGCCGAATGATACGCATAAGGATTGTAAGGTGTTCCAGTTAATTCGTATGGAGCCATGTATGCATCGCCTACAAAAATCAATTTTGTATTTTTTCGAAATTTTTCTTCAAAATGTTTGAGAGAGATTCTGGACTGGAACTCATGGTTCTCATACAAGTATTCGTGGAAAATATTATGGAAAAAATAATTATGAACTTCTTTGAAATGATATAGTCCCAGGCTAGCACTAAAAAGTTTACTCACTCGTTCTGAATGAGGGGTCATACTCCCGCCTATGTCCATAATGAGCACAAGTCGGAGTGAGTTTTTGCGTTCTCTTTCTTCGACCAGTTCAATCTCACCGCCATTTTCGCAGGTTTTATCGATGGTCTTCTCTACATGGAGTTCTCTCCTTCCTTCTTTTTTTAGAAAGCGTAACTCTTTTAAAGCAAGTTGGATGGATCTTGTATCTAAAATTTCATCTTCCCGGTAAGCTTTGTATTTTCTTTCATTCCACGAACTCACCCCCGAACGATTTCCCTCCCCTTCCGTATTTCCTCCTATTGATATTCCATTGGGATTGAATCCTGAGTTTCCAAAAGGAGAAGTGCCGGAAGTTCCTACCCATTTATTTCCGCCGTCATGACGTTCTTTTTGTTCAGCCAATCGCTTTTTAAGCTCTTCAATGACTTCTTCCATACTCATATGAGGAGCATTCAACTTCTCAGCATCTGTTAAGTGTTTGGGAATATTATTTTCTAACCATTCAAATAAGGTATCTCGGAATTGAATTCTTTCTTCTTTCCATGAACCAAATGTTTTGGAAAAAGCTAAGTCATAACTATCATAGTATTTTAGATCTTTTACAAAATTGAGCCGGCCCACTCTGTAGAGCTGGTCCAAATTCATATAACCAGACGGATCTGTTAATTTCCTTAGGGTGGCGAGGAAAGCTATAAGTTCTCCCGTTGAACAAGGAACAGATTCTCTGCGTAGATTGTAAAAAAAATCTAAAAACATTTTAGTTCAAATAGACTCGGTAATCCTCTTCCGACTTAAATAAAGTCCCAGCAAAAGGAATTTTACTCGAATCTAAGGTTTCTCCGGAAACAAGTAGAACCTGAATCCAATCTAAAAGTTCGCTTGTTGACGGTTTTTTTCGAAGGCTTTCAATTTTTCTAATCGAATAAAACATCGCCAATGCTTTTTCCATAAACTCTGTTTCAATGGAAGGGTAATGAGCTTTGATGATTTCCTTCATTGCTTCGCGTTTGGGAAATTCTATATAATGAAAAATACAACGCCTTAAAAACGCATCAGGCAGTTCTTTTTCATTATTCGAAGTGATGATGACAATTGGCCTTTCTTTGGCGATGATATGTTCTTTGGTTTCCGGAATAAAAAATTCCATTTTATCCAATTCTAATAGTAAATCATTTGGAAATTCGATGTCCGCTTTATCAATTTCATCAATGAGAACCACAGCTTTGTGGGTTTGAGAAAAAGCTTCACCCAAGGCGCCAAGTCGGATATAGTTTTTCACATCGCGCACACGCAGCATGGCTTCCTCTTCAGGAAACCGGGAATCATTTAGTCTTGAAACAGCATCGTAAAAATAAAGACCCTCTTTCGCAAGACTTGTGGATTTGATATGCCATCGGTAGAATGGAACTTTTTTGGTCTCGGCAAGGAAACTTGCAAGCAGTGTCTTTCCAGTCCCTGGTTCTCCTTTTAGGAGGAGTGGTCGTTTTGTAATTTCCGCAACTTGGACCGCTTCTTTCAGATCTTCAGACAGGATGTAATCAGCCATGGTATACCTTTTGGACTCCAATCTTTTTCGAAAAACAGGGGAATCCACTAAAAATTGCTTTTTGTAAGAAATTGAATTCCCATATTGAGGAATTGGAACGATAGTTAATTATGGGCGATTTTGATAATACGAAAAGGGCAATTGGCGTAGGGAAACTGGATGATTCTGCAAGAAAGGATATGTTCAATAAGTTTGTCAGTGCCGGCGGGGAGATCATAAAAGAAAAACAACCGCCGAAAGAAGACGAAACAAAAAAAAATCGTCCCGAACCAAAGGTGCGCCAAAGTACAGTTTCTCGCGGAGGAGATGATAGCCGTTCGGGAAGTCGTGGAAACAACCAAAACAAATCTGATTCTGGAAATTCTCGCTCCCAAGCAGATTCCAAAGCACAATACGAAAGAGAAATCAGTAGTTTCTCCGCTCGGTTTGGAATCAAACTGAAGTGCTGGCTTGCACGGGTCACTTCTTTTGGATCGAGTGATCTAACTCCCAAGTTTATGCATGATTTTAGCATACGCGCTAAACAAGCATTAATTGAACTTCAGTATAGCGGGAACGAACTTTTAGCCAATCAACAATACTCTCCACAACTGAGTAAGGCACTCGATAAAATTAATCCCCTACTTGTAGAATTGCTTGCAATGGGTCAAAAGTTATATAATGGCCCAGAGTTAACAGACATTACAGATCCGATCATGGTTGCGCCAGAATCACCTGTTGCCATCGAACGTGTCAAAAATCCAATTTATGCACTTTTTAAAAGAATGTACATACTTTATCCATACCAAGAGACTTTGAAAAAATCTTTTGTGCAAGCATTTGATGAGTTGCAAAAATTGGAAGGAAAACCTTCCCTAATTTATGCGAACAAAAAACGAAAAGTTACGCAAGAAATTGATAATCTCTTCGAAGGATTTTTTGACAGACTTTATCTTGTAATCTTACGAGCTGAAAACAAAAATATACCACTTATTTCCCGTTATATGGAAAATCTTCTAGGTATTAATCCAGAAGATCGACCTGGACAAAGAAAATCAGGAGAAAATGTACCTGGTGGTAAAGAATTAGAAACTAAAGAAGACAAAAAAGACGAAGACTCCAAGGATGAGGATAAAAAAGAGGATGAAGTCCCTCTTTCCAAAGAACAGGCGTATGGACTACGTTTAATGCAAATGTATTCTATTCCTAAACTTCGGAAAAAATTTGATCCTAAAAATGAATATTCCAACATACCTGATTCTGACAAAGCACTGCTTGCTTTATTTTACTTTTATGAATTCGATGATGAATATTCCTTTGTGATGACCACAAAAAAGATCGATATTAAACCTGGCTCGATTAACGGAGTGAAGGTGGATTATCGACAGAAAATGTTGGACATTTATGAAGGTACAAGAACCATCATTGATCAATTTCGAATTTATAATGACATTCTAAGAGAATTAGAAAAACACAAAGCAAACCCTGGCGCCAATTATATTGAAGCATCAAAGAAATTAACAGGAATTGAACAAAAACGTACTGGACAATCAAGAACGGTACGTTTGGCCATTAAAGAATTTAGTTTAAAATCCAGAGATTCCCTACTTGTGCTCATTAAAGATATGAAAGGCAAAAAGGAAATTGTGGCGAATATGAATGACGTTTTGACTTTAGATTCAATGGAGTCTCGCAAACGACTTAATAAAAAACCGGTCAAACAATGTATCATGGAATCCTATTGTTATCTGATGGCCTTGTATGACAGATTAGAAACTGGAGACTTGTTTGGTGGACTTGTCGAACTCACTCCAGAACAAATGAAAGCATCTTTTGGTGTGGACATGGGAACAGGCAATGTTGAATCCAGTGGAACAGAACTTGCTGATTTGGAAAAGGAAACAAATGAAATTGTTACTTCGAGTAAAACTGGAACTGAGACGGAAAGTACGGATGCTGACGAAACTTCTTCAGATGAAGAAAATGACAGTTCTGACGATCCTTTAGATGATGACATATTACCATCGGGGAATCCATTTTAATGGCAGTCATCAAAATCGCAATTTATCAAAAGAACTTACACAAACGTATTAGCCCAGAGGAAATTTCCAAAATCCAACAATCAAAGGCTCACTTTTTAATTTTACCCGAAGGTTTTCCTCATTTTTTTCAAAGTGAATCACCTGAGAGTGCCACCAAACACGAAAAGGAATACCAAGACCATCTGTTGGAAATTTCTGAAAGTTTTCCTGGTGTGATCCTTGGCGGAAGCCATTATCGTAAAAATGAACAAGGACAATTGGTTTCCGTATTACCTATTGTCCAATCCTTAGTTCTAGTTGACTTTTATGAAAAAAAATCTCCCTCTTCGTTGAACGAACCCGGTGTGACTCCGGGAAAAACGGAATCAATTTTTATAATGGGTGGCCTTCGTTTTGGACTTCTTGTCGGTGAAGATTTAGAAAATAAATCCATTTGGGATGAATTTAAAAAAGAAGATATTGAAATTATATTTTATCTTTCGTCTGCAGATCAAAAACGATCTTACGAAGAAGATTTAACTTTTTTTGAATCTCTTGCAAAAGAAAAATCAGTTCATATCATTCGTGTTTGTGGTCCATCAGAAGGAAAACCTGCAAGAAGTTTATATGCATCACCGTCTGGAATCAATTGGAAAGTTGGAAAAATCGAAGAAGATAAAGATGTATTAAAAACTTTATCTGTAAACGTAATGAGGAGTTATTTGTTATAAATTATCTATTGGGACAAATGGAAAAACACTCTGTCCCAATTTCTTTTGTTATCTAAATGATTCTTTATTTTTTATCTAATTCTTTCCAGTCCATCGTAAAAAGAAGGATCACAATTCCAATAGAGACACAAGAGTCTGCCACATTAAATGCAGGCCAACGATCGAAGAGTAGAAAATTTGGCCACTCAAAGTCTAAAAAGTCTACTACACCAATGAATTCAATACCTGGTTTTTCAGGAGTGAATCCAAATCGAAATCCAACACCTGGAATTTTTACGAAGAATTTATCCAAAAAGTTTCCAAAGGCACCCGCCATCACAAAATTCCATCCCCAGGCATTTCCCAAATCAGCATTTTGCCAACGGTAAAAGATAAGAAATACAATCGCAAAGCCTGTCGCAAATAAAGATGGAAGTGCATTGTCCTGAAAAAGGCCAAATACAAAACCCGTATTGAATGTTAAAGACAATCTGAAAAAATCACCTAACACGGGAATACTTTCATGTGCTACCATTTTTGTTATAATGATATATTTAGATAGTAGATCTAAAAAAAGGCCAACTAGAACAAAGGCCAAGTATCCAGGTTTAAATACGGAAAAAAATGGGGTTTTAGGTAGATTCATAAATTAGAGAAGGTCCGTTTATTTTTGTTTCCAATAACTTAGACTTGATTTGGCTAAAGACCAAAAACTCAGTCCTGATAGTATATAAAATAATATGCTTGGTTCTTTCCAGAATTTTTCCGAATAATACATTCCGAAAAAGAAAAATATCGAACCCAAAGCACCAAAGGTGAATATTTCTTTTAGTCTAAGCTCCTCTTTTCTTGTAGAATCAGGGGTTTGAAATTCTCCCCGATTCCATTTGTATAAAAAATCATTTAATTCTTTGGGTAAAGAAAATAGGCTTGTGATGAATTCTTCTCCTTCGTCTTTCCAAAGTTTTTTTAAGGAACTTCCCTTGAGAACAATTTGAGAAAATGGTTTTTCAGCATAGTCAATCATTGAGCGAGTTGGGTCAAGGTAGGATGAATTTCCAAGCAACAGAGCAAGGACCCGGTGCAGGCTAAGGAAATTTGGTGGTAATTTGAGACTGGAAAGTAGACGTTTTAAACTCACCTGAATTTCTTTTAAAAAACGAAGGTCTTCGGCTGGCCTTAGTGTATCCAGCCCAATATTTCTAAAATGATCTGTGGATTCTAAAATGCGATTGAGTTTCTCTAGGGAATATTTAACAATCTGAATTAATTCTTCTTTTGATAATGATTCTGTAACAGCACCTAATTCGAATAAGGATTCGGTGATTAAGTGATAGTCTTTTCGCATAGCCCCAATTAAAATTCTTTCTAAAATTCGTGTTTCCTCTTCGGAAATGGATTGTACTGCGCCGAAGTCGATAAAACAAAGTTCACCTGATTCCATAAAAATTAAATTCCCTGGATGTGGATCGGCGTGAAAAAAACGATATTCAAATATCATTAAGATATACGCACGAACTAGTTTTTCTAAATTCGGATTCTTTTTTGTATGAGGTTCGAATGGATTTAGTTCATAGATTTTTTTCCCCTCTACAAACTCGGTTACTAGTGTATGTTTATTACATAGTTCATCAATTGGATTTGGAAAATAAAAATCTTTTTCCAACGCAAACAATTGTTTTGTATATTTTAGGTTTTTAAGTTCACTCCGAAGGTCAAGTTCAGAACGAATCATTGTGTTTAATTGTTCGTTTACTTCTTTTGCTGAAACTTTAAATACAAACCGATCAATGAGCCAAATGATCCGAGAAATCGTTTTTAAGTCACGAATGGCATCTTCTTCGATTTTAGGGTAAAGAGTTTTGATGGCAACTTTTTTATCGTTATAATAACCTATATGAACTTGGGCTGTGGAGGCACTTGCATAAGAAGTTTTATCCAAATCGGTAAAAATTTCCTCCATGGATTTTCCATAATCGCTTAACCAGCGCTTATTGATCTCTTGAAATTCTCGGGGCGGAATTTTGTCCTGCAAATCTTGGAGTTCCCATAAAAATTCTTCCGGTAAAACATGAAATAAATTACTGATAAATTGCCCAATTTTAATGTAAACTCCTCCCATTTGGAAAAATAAATTTTTTGTTTCCTTTCCCTTTCTTCTAAGAAACTGAATTCGAATGGATTCGTATTTACTTTGTGATGTAAATTTTTTTTTGATTTTGGCTAAAATGAGATACTGTAACCAAGTTTTGATCACAAATAGATAAATAGAAGCAGACCGATTTTTTTTTGTGTTCATGGTTTTCGCCTATAAATTGATTCTATCAAGTGTAAAATCTCGATATTATCCGAAAGTGTACCTTCCATTGTTTGTTTTCTGCCTTGAATCACTCGGAAAATTTCATCATAAATTCCAATAAACGCATTCGATGTTTCTGGTTTGGGGAAATGTTTGGGAACAAATGGAACCAAACTACGAAAGTCTTGGTATAACTTGGAAGGTTCCGATTGGTAAAAAGAAAATCCATCGTTTGAACAAATGATTCGATTTGTATCTGTATGAATGTCTAACTCAAACTGGAAGTAATCTCGTTCGCCAGAAACATCTAAAAACACTTCCACTCCGGACTGGTTTTGAAACCATGCAAGGGCTCGAGATTCCACTGTATTTTTTTTTGGTTTTTCTAACTTGGAATGGATTAATTTTGGATTCTCAACCAACCAATGGATAAGATCAACTGCATGTGTTCCGTCGTGAAGTAACGGGCCGCCACCTAACTTCGAAAAGGCAAGCCCAGGGTTTTTTGCAGAAGTAAAAACCGATGCTCGAATGGATTTTAGGTTTCCAAAAACTCCTTTTGTTAGTTGGTTTTTCACAAACTGGTAACTAGGATGGTAACGCCTTTCGTGATTGATCCAAATTCTCGTTTTGTGTTTTTTTGCGTATTTTTGAATCCTCTTTGCGCCTTCTTCGGAAAGTGCCACGGGTTTTTCAATGAGTAAATTAGGAATTCCCGATTGGATGCAGTGGATGGCCCATTCTTCGTGATAGGCACTCGGCGTAGAGATTACAGCCAATTCGATAGGGCTAGGGAGGGAAGTTTTTTGTGGGTCCCTTGCAACTAACA
Protein-coding regions in this window:
- a CDS encoding Gfo/Idh/MocA family protein; the encoded protein is MKRSKIKTILIGLGRICSGLERDPFRKKPCTHMGVLQSDWGRDRFEFLQGYDSDPKRCQIFQSQWNADAMLVARDPQKTSLPSPIELAVISTPSAYHEEWAIHCIQSGIPNLLIEKPVALSEEGAKRIQKYAKKHKTRIWINHERRYHPSYQFVKNQLTKGVFGNLKSIRASVFTSAKNPGLAFSKLGGGPLLHDGTHAVDLIHWLVENPKLIHSKLEKPKKNTVESRALAWFQNQSGVEVFLDVSGERDYFQFELDIHTDTNRIICSNDGFSFYQSEPSKLYQDFRSLVPFVPKHFPKPETSNAFIGIYDEIFRVIQGRKQTMEGTLSDNIEILHLIESIYRRKP